The following are from one region of the Candidatus Cloacimonadota bacterium genome:
- the wecB gene encoding UDP-N-acetylglucosamine 2-epimerase (non-hydrolyzing), with amino-acid sequence MKIIQIVGARPQFVKLAPLSRVIRTAGHEELIIHSGQHYDIQMNEVFFRDMEIPAPDFNLSVGSGTQGVQTGEILALVEPILEKQKPDMVIVYGDTNTTLAGALAAVKLGIKTAHVEACLRSFNRSMPEEINRIATDHICDLLLAPTQKAMENAAREGLSENCRLVGDIMVDSLALGIAKARRESKVMQELKLSDNEPYFLLTLHRPYNVDDPMKLQHILSSLDTLDTRIIFPVHPRTRKILQNLSNRQFNNIHFIAPQAYLDFLMLMDNCGMMLSDSGGIQKEAYILKKRCVTLRPETEWVETVQSGWNLLLPPEESSFPSAISSFTKPDAHPDIFGQNVAQRILEELVKG; translated from the coding sequence ATGAAGATAATCCAGATAGTAGGCGCAAGACCCCAATTTGTAAAACTGGCACCGCTATCCCGCGTGATTCGCACCGCTGGACACGAAGAATTGATCATCCACAGCGGACAACATTATGATATTCAGATGAACGAAGTGTTTTTCAGAGATATGGAGATACCCGCTCCGGACTTCAACCTAAGCGTGGGGTCAGGCACCCAGGGTGTACAGACCGGAGAAATCCTGGCTTTGGTAGAGCCGATCCTGGAGAAGCAAAAGCCAGACATGGTGATCGTCTATGGCGATACCAATACTACCCTGGCAGGAGCGTTGGCAGCAGTAAAACTGGGCATCAAAACCGCACATGTGGAAGCCTGCCTCAGAAGCTTTAACCGCAGTATGCCGGAAGAAATCAACCGCATTGCCACCGATCATATTTGCGATCTGCTGTTGGCACCTACTCAGAAAGCGATGGAGAATGCAGCCAGAGAAGGCTTGAGCGAGAACTGCCGCCTGGTAGGTGATATCATGGTGGATTCGTTGGCTTTGGGGATTGCCAAAGCCCGGCGGGAATCAAAAGTGATGCAAGAACTGAAACTTTCAGATAATGAACCATACTTCCTTTTGACCCTGCACCGACCTTACAATGTGGATGATCCAATGAAGTTGCAGCACATCCTTAGCTCTCTGGATACGCTTGATACCAGAATCATCTTCCCGGTGCATCCCCGCACGCGTAAAATCCTACAAAACCTTTCAAACAGACAGTTTAATAACATCCATTTCATAGCTCCTCAAGCTTATCTGGATTTCCTGATGCTGATGGACAATTGTGGCATGATGCTCTCCGATAGCGGCGGCATCCAAAAAGAAGCATACATTCTGAAGAAGCGTTGCGTAACCCTGCGCCCAGAAACTGAATGGGTGGAAACGGTACAAAGCGGATGGAATCTGTTATTACCTCCGGAAGAAAGCAGCTTCCCAAGCGCAATATCAAGCTTCACCAAACCCGATGCCCATCCCGATATTTTTGGCCAAAACGTGGCTCAGCGAATATTGGAAGAGCTGGTGAAGGGATAG
- a CDS encoding ABC transporter ATP-binding protein: MIKLTNLSKIYRTDTVETTALNDLNLTIEKGSFIAIKGPSGCGKTTLLNILGLMDRASRGEYSFTGKNASTMSENERNRLRRKTIGFLFQKFNLISSLTVFENVELPLLYQKVNTSSRKERVMSILGQLGVEARKDHFPHQLSGGQQQRVSLARCVINNPELILADEPTGNLDSRNGEEVMRLLKDLHTSGRTIVMVTHDDHYATFADQIIHLNDGMIV, from the coding sequence GTGATAAAACTAACTAACCTAAGTAAGATTTACCGTACCGATACAGTAGAAACCACCGCTTTGAATGATCTGAATCTTACCATCGAAAAGGGCAGCTTCATTGCCATCAAAGGTCCTTCCGGCTGTGGCAAAACCACTCTACTGAACATATTGGGTTTGATGGATAGAGCCAGCAGGGGAGAGTATAGCTTCACCGGTAAAAATGCTTCCACGATGAGCGAAAATGAGCGCAACAGATTACGTCGCAAAACCATCGGCTTCCTCTTTCAGAAGTTTAACTTGATCAGTTCACTCACCGTGTTTGAGAACGTGGAACTACCCCTTTTGTACCAGAAAGTGAACACCTCTTCCCGGAAGGAACGTGTGATGTCAATACTGGGACAATTGGGGGTGGAAGCCAGAAAAGATCACTTCCCGCATCAGCTTTCGGGTGGACAGCAACAGAGAGTGAGCCTTGCACGTTGTGTGATCAACAATCCAGAATTGATCCTTGCCGATGAACCGACTGGTAATCTGGACAGCCGTAATGGTGAGGAAGTAATGCGGTTGTTAAAGGACTTACACACTTCTGGCCGTACCATCGTGATGGTTACTCACGACGATCATTATGCCACGTTTGCCGACCAGATCATCCATCTGAACGATGGTATGATTGTGTAG